From the Candidatus Saccharibacteria bacterium genome, the window CTGCTTGTAACAAAAGTGCAAATGGCGGCAATGTCTCGGGCAGATATACAAGGAGAACAACGTACACCGTTCTACCTGTACGTCGATGAGTTCCAGAATTTTGCGACCGATTCGTTTGCTACCATCCTGAGCGAAGCACGCAAATATGGCCTAAACCTCACCGTTGCAAACCAGTATATTGCCCAAATGCTCCCAGAAGTAAAAGACGCAGTATTTGGTAACGTGGGGTCTATCATTAGCTTCCGAACCAGTGCAGACGATGCGAGCACCATGATGAAATATTTTGAGCCGAAGTTTACCGACCACGATATGGTTCACATGCACAACCGTCACTTTGCGGTGAGTATGACCATAGGGGGAGAAAAAGTCCAAGCGTTCTCCGCCATAAGCTTAAACTTGCCCGGTTTTCCGTTTGATTATAGCCAGCATATTATTGACCATAGTCGCTCGCTGTATGCGCAGCAGAGAAGCGCTGTAGAACGGTTTATTGGTGAGCGCTACGGCCTCTCCGGGTCGGTCGCGGCTGTACCGCAGGCAAAACCATCAGTCACGCCAGCTAGCGGGGTTACGCAGCCCAAAACAGAGCCCGCAACAAACCAGAAGGTAACAAGCGTTGTAAAAACGGTTATTTCCTCGAGCACAACAAAGGAGGAGCCAGCAAAGACTAAACGCAAACGGGTTCGGAAGCGTAAAAAAACATCTACTCCTGCTGCATCGCCCGAACACACTAACAACAATGGCGTATTGTCTGAAGAGCATGTTGTTCATTTAAAGTAAGTGACTTCATGCCCGCCGGAGAGCTATACTACGTAGAGATATGCGAATAGCGACACGAAAATGGAAACGCATCAGTTTCGGCAATGCCGCTATGCTGCTCATGGGAGCGGCCCTTATTTCCCAAGTTCTCGGGTTTTTTCGGACCAAATTGGTGAATGCAAACTACGGTGACCTCGCTATAACCGACCCACAAAACGCCGGGGTGTACTTTGCGGCATTTGTGTTGCCAGACTTCTTTTTCTTTATCATTGCAGCAGGTGCTCTTGGTGTGGCAGTTATGCCTTATTTGAATGACAAACTGGCAAAGGGTGACCGGCGGGGTGTTTGGGAGCTGGCAACGAGCCTCATTAATTTCCTTGGCATATTTTTGGCAATCGTCGGTGTGTTTATGTTTATATTTGCAGACGTGCTTGCGAAGAAGCTCACGCACGGTTACACCGCAGAGCAGCTCCACAATGTCGCAACCATGATGCGGATACTTGCGCTGAACCCCATGTTGTTTACCATTTCGGGCATAATTGCTTCGACCCAACAGGTTTTTGGCAGGTTTTTCTTCTATGCAACAGCGCCCATATTCTATAACGTCAGTATTATTGTCAGCTTGTATATATTTAAAGATAGTGTTGGCATAGTTGGGCTTGCTATAGGTGCAGCAATTGGCGCACTTTTACAGCTGCTGGTTATACTGATTGGTGTTTCGGGGCTTGGCTTTCATTGGTCGCCGTCTATCAAGCGCTCGCACGATTTTCGCTCCATGCTGAAACAGTTGCCACCACGGTCACTAGACCAAGGCCTTGACCAAGTGCAGAGTATTGTTGAAACAAATCTCGCATCTGCGCAGCAGCTTGGCGGGGCAAAAGCTGTTGCCGACTACAACACCGCGTACGTGCTGCATACTGCACCAATTTTGCTCATCGGTACCGCCATATCTACAGCAGTGTTTCCGCGTCTCAATACGCGCTTAAGCCAGGGCAGGCCCGACTTATTC encodes:
- a CDS encoding virulence factor MviN → MRIATRKWKRISFGNAAMLLMGAALISQVLGFFRTKLVNANYGDLAITDPQNAGVYFAAFVLPDFFFFIIAAGALGVAVMPYLNDKLAKGDRRGVWELATSLINFLGIFLAIVGVFMFIFADVLAKKLTHGYTAEQLHNVATMMRILALNPMLFTISGIIASTQQVFGRFFFYATAPIFYNVSIIVSLYIFKDSVGIVGLAIGAAIGALLQLLVILIGVSGLGFHWSPSIKRSHDFRSMLKQLPPRSLDQGLDQVQSIVETNLASAQQLGGAKAVADYNTAYVLHTAPILLIGTAISTAVFPRLNTRLSQGRPDLFRQDFLRTLRLIIWIILPVVVISFFGRGYLARLIFSRNTSGDIAIIFGALCVAILFRTIFAIISRWFYAQKDTRTPLVVSIFVIGLNVVLAYELSRPYSYGVVGLAIAQSIVAAVEVTVLGAIMLKRDRKLFDAEFWSGIFRIISVTGFSLVAGFIAVQFLPLMTADKGLVLLYKLSAIAGATITTHLVVSALFGLSEAREFFASVKRFVMKPVKIEY